One part of the Thermodesulfovibrio sp. 3462-1 genome encodes these proteins:
- a CDS encoding sulfurtransferase TusA family protein yields the protein MHLLKLQELIKKVEPGQIIEIVTDYDGSVEDIPACGEKTGNEFIGVEDDLDFFKFYIRRF from the coding sequence ATGCATTTACTAAAGCTTCAAGAATTAATTAAAAAGGTGGAGCCGGGACAAATAATAGAGATAGTTACAGACTATGATGGCTCTGTTGAAGACATTCCTGCCTGCGGTGAGAAAACAGGTAATGAATTTATAGGAGTTGAAGATGATTTAGATTTTTTCAAGTTTTATATAAGGAGGTTTTGA
- a CDS encoding hydrogenase 4 subunit D encodes MDFLALTLIMPFIGALLAYLFKNKAEFISSLFSLITLLFSIFSIFETSFSKVKIYYTFSLFKWLSAELNFGLLCDPLTSILLILITVIGFFVIFYSQGYLSPLNVEHQFYKPYGSYYFLMLLFIGAMVGIVTAVNFLQLFFFWEITTLCSWALISYTKEKKALFSGLKAFIMTHIGGIGFLIALALMYYQAKSFDFSVIDSLSSSSKFIVFVLLFFAATAKSAQIPLFTWLPDAMVAPTPVSAYLHAAAMVKAGVYLMARIYLSNYYLTENEAFVVGIIAISTMMLSVILYYFQDDLKKLLAYSTVGHLGYIFLGVSLGIYGSKTAGVGGIFHVINHGFAKGLLFLSVGGVAYVTGSKSIKELQGVSKKFPLFTGCFLIGMFAIIGVPPFSGFWSKFMIFTGAFEIKNLSANVFGVVAILESILAFCWYIFVGHKVFFGEASEKVMKASNKVPLSMKFSLIMLLILSLISPLIGYPFIEVLVGGR; translated from the coding sequence ATGGATTTTCTTGCTTTAACATTAATCATGCCTTTTATAGGAGCATTACTGGCTTATTTATTCAAAAATAAAGCAGAATTTATTTCCTCTCTGTTTTCTCTTATTACTCTTCTATTCAGCATATTCAGTATTTTTGAAACATCCTTTTCAAAAGTAAAGATTTATTACACTTTTTCACTGTTTAAATGGCTTTCCGCTGAATTAAATTTTGGACTTCTTTGTGATCCTCTCACATCAATTCTACTTATTCTTATTACTGTAATTGGCTTTTTTGTAATCTTTTACTCTCAAGGATACCTCTCTCCTTTAAATGTTGAACATCAATTTTATAAACCCTACGGAAGTTACTACTTTCTTATGCTCCTTTTTATAGGTGCAATGGTTGGAATAGTTACAGCAGTTAATTTCTTACAATTATTTTTCTTCTGGGAAATAACAACCCTTTGTTCATGGGCATTAATTTCCTATACAAAAGAAAAAAAGGCTTTGTTTTCAGGATTAAAGGCTTTCATAATGACTCACATTGGAGGGATTGGTTTTTTAATTGCTCTTGCTTTAATGTATTATCAGGCAAAATCCTTTGATTTCTCGGTAATTGATTCTCTATCTTCATCCAGCAAATTTATTGTTTTTGTTCTTCTATTTTTTGCAGCCACTGCAAAGTCAGCTCAGATACCTCTTTTTACATGGTTACCTGATGCAATGGTTGCTCCAACCCCGGTAAGTGCCTATCTTCACGCAGCTGCAATGGTTAAAGCAGGAGTTTATTTAATGGCAAGAATTTATCTTTCAAATTATTATTTAACAGAGAATGAAGCCTTTGTTGTAGGGATTATTGCCATTTCAACAATGATGCTGTCTGTGATTTTATATTATTTTCAGGATGATCTGAAAAAACTGCTTGCCTACTCAACAGTAGGACATCTTGGATATATTTTTTTAGGTGTTTCCTTAGGAATTTATGGTTCAAAAACAGCAGGGGTTGGAGGAATTTTTCATGTAATAAATCATGGATTTGCAAAAGGATTGCTTTTTCTGTCAGTTGGTGGAGTTGCCTATGTAACTGGTTCAAAAAGTATTAAAGAACTTCAGGGTGTTTCAAAAAAATTTCCTCTTTTTACTGGGTGTTTTCTTATAGGAATGTTTGCAATAATAGGAGTACCACCTTTTTCGGGATTCTGGAGCAAATTCATGATTTTTACAGGAGCCTTTGAAATTAAAAACCTCTCTGCAAATGTTTTTGGTGTAGTTGCAATTCTTGAGAGCATTCTTGCTTTTTGTTGGTATATTTTTGTTGGACATAAAGTTTTCTTTGGTGAAGCTTCAGAAAAGGTAATGAAAGCCAGTAATAAAGTCCCTTTATCCATGAAGTTCAGTTTGATAATGCTTTTAATTTTAAGTTTGATATCTCCTTTAATTGGTTATCCTTTTATTGAAGTTTTAGTAGGAGGCCGTTGA
- a CDS encoding Rrf2 family transcriptional regulator, translated as MKKLEGPLAFIPCLNPKKGCLRIDVCVIHLIWEKLGERMKEFLNTITLKDIIELNHREVEMKA; from the coding sequence TTGAAAAAACTTGAAGGTCCTTTAGCTTTTATACCATGTCTTAATCCAAAAAAAGGCTGTCTAAGGATTGACGTATGTGTAATTCATCTTATCTGGGAAAAACTCGGAGAAAGAATGAAAGAGTTTCTTAATACAATTACCTTAAAGGACATTATAGAACTTAACCATAGGGAGGTAGAAATGAAAGCTTAA
- a CDS encoding NADH-quinone oxidoreductase subunit C, whose amino-acid sequence MRQITENIINLTNKIETIDENLIIHANPFQIKEIAKLLVMQQARFIHLTAIDFITQKNQIELNYFFSLIDYRMNIIVKTSLEPSDPTISSIAEIIPAAVWAERECNDLFGIKFEGHPDPRKLVLPDDWPDGIHPLRKNFSYNSKPPKSKQPSLLKKPEEGKTVIPIGPFYPSLEEPAYFRLIVDGEEIVDFDYRGFYVHRGIEKLAESALNYQQIPFLAERICGICGFVHSCAYCQAVEKAAQIEIPLRAKFIRSMFLELERLHSHLLWVGLAAHIVGFDTLFMQAWRIREPVMYICEIITGNRKTYGINIIGGVKIDVHPQHLKDIETVISQIEREVKELREIILDDEVIQVRFKNVGILKQDDAKKYCVCGPLARASSINIDMRVNFPYAAYSELNLKVPLSKEGDVWARTIVRLEEILISINILRQIIENIPEGQTSVKIPKIEPWKEAISYIEAPRGQLFHYVMTGPEGRPYRWSVRAPSYQNYQALSVMLKGASIADAPLIIGSIDPCFSCTERYEVIDLKRQSVRVYTSDELKRCLKVK is encoded by the coding sequence ATGAGGCAAATCACAGAAAATATTATAAATCTAACTAATAAAATTGAAACCATTGATGAAAATCTTATTATCCACGCAAATCCTTTTCAAATAAAAGAAATTGCAAAACTGCTTGTAATGCAGCAAGCAAGATTTATTCATTTAACCGCTATTGATTTTATCACTCAAAAAAATCAAATTGAACTTAATTATTTTTTCTCCCTTATTGATTATAGAATGAATATAATCGTGAAAACATCTTTAGAACCGTCAGACCCTACAATATCATCAATAGCAGAGATAATCCCAGCTGCAGTATGGGCTGAAAGAGAATGCAATGATCTGTTCGGTATAAAGTTTGAAGGACATCCAGATCCAAGAAAGCTTGTTCTTCCCGATGACTGGCCAGATGGAATTCATCCTTTAAGAAAAAATTTCTCTTACAACAGCAAACCTCCTAAATCAAAACAACCTTCACTGCTTAAGAAACCAGAAGAAGGTAAAACAGTTATCCCAATTGGACCATTTTATCCTTCTCTTGAAGAGCCTGCATATTTTAGATTGATTGTTGATGGAGAAGAGATTGTTGATTTTGATTACAGAGGATTTTATGTTCATAGAGGGATTGAAAAGCTTGCAGAGAGTGCTTTGAATTATCAGCAGATTCCATTCCTTGCCGAAAGAATTTGCGGAATATGCGGGTTTGTTCATTCCTGTGCTTACTGTCAGGCAGTAGAAAAAGCTGCTCAAATTGAAATTCCTTTAAGAGCTAAGTTCATCCGTAGCATGTTTCTTGAACTGGAGAGACTACATAGTCATCTTTTATGGGTTGGGCTGGCAGCTCATATTGTTGGTTTTGATACACTTTTTATGCAGGCATGGAGAATTCGTGAACCTGTAATGTATATTTGTGAAATCATTACGGGAAATAGAAAAACATATGGAATAAATATTATTGGAGGAGTAAAAATTGATGTTCACCCCCAGCATCTTAAGGACATAGAAACAGTAATCTCTCAAATTGAAAGAGAAGTAAAAGAACTCAGAGAGATTATTCTTGATGATGAAGTTATACAGGTAAGATTTAAAAATGTAGGGATTCTAAAGCAGGATGATGCTAAAAAATACTGCGTATGCGGACCTCTGGCAAGAGCTTCAAGTATAAATATTGATATGAGAGTTAATTTTCCCTATGCTGCCTATTCTGAGCTAAATCTCAAAGTTCCTTTAAGTAAAGAAGGAGATGTATGGGCAAGAACAATTGTAAGACTTGAAGAAATTTTAATTTCAATAAATATTCTCAGACAAATTATTGAAAATATACCAGAAGGACAAACATCAGTAAAGATTCCAAAAATTGAGCCATGGAAAGAGGCAATATCATACATTGAAGCACCAAGAGGACAGCTTTTTCATTATGTTATGACAGGCCCTGAAGGAAGACCATATAGATGGAGTGTAAGAGCTCCGTCATATCAGAATTATCAGGCTCTTTCTGTTATGCTTAAAGGAGCCTCGATAGCTGATGCTCCTTTGATTATTGGAAGTATTGATCCATGTTTTTCCTGTACTGAAAGATATGAAGTTATTGATTTAAAGAGACAGTCTGTAAGGGTTTACACTTCGGATGAATTGAAAAGATGTTTAAAAGTAAAATAA
- a CDS encoding 4Fe-4S dicluster domain-containing protein, producing MFKSKIKALLLSSRHKKITKPYPFVPVTPPENLRGRLEVDSNKCIGCGSCVRICPSRLITIEDYEDVRIVKFSAGRCIYCGRCANVCPAKAIRITNEYELATDNKKDLEIVIKIKMVKCLICGKPFISLNMLNKQIDRFQDKSEEQINKLKICPECKQKQLIKE from the coding sequence ATGTTTAAAAGTAAAATAAAAGCACTTTTACTTTCATCAAGGCATAAAAAAATCACGAAACCTTATCCATTTGTTCCTGTTACTCCACCTGAAAATCTAAGAGGAAGACTTGAAGTTGATTCAAATAAATGCATTGGATGTGGAAGTTGTGTTCGAATATGTCCTTCAAGATTAATAACCATTGAAGATTATGAAGATGTAAGAATAGTGAAATTTTCTGCAGGCAGATGTATATATTGTGGAAGATGTGCTAATGTTTGTCCTGCAAAAGCAATCCGAATTACCAATGAGTATGAACTTGCCACTGACAATAAAAAAGATCTTGAAATTGTTATAAAAATAAAAATGGTAAAGTGCCTTATTTGTGGGAAACCTTTTATTTCATTAAACATGTTAAATAAACAAATTGATAGATTTCAGGACAAAAGCGAAGAACAAATAAACAAGCTTAAAATATGTCCTGAATGCAAACAAAAACAGCTTATTAAGGAGTAA
- a CDS encoding proton-conducting transporter membrane subunit: MQYIYISFLSLFLGVALTSFIKNKNFSGFLTVLFTAISSIFLFYISINTIAGNKIIEDEVFSLKPLLNSSCVVSIDYLSALFLMIISLVSLCVSLFSWKYLNVYKTRSSARFYPFLMLLFISSVGVVCVKDILFFIIFWEFMTVSSWFLVVFEREEKSAIKGGLQYFIATHVATAFLILASVILYSYSNDFSFTEINKSLALIINYQPGIAHFILFCFFIAFVTKAGVLPFGFWLPNAYPQPPSSASSFFGGVMSKLAVYALVRFFCSVLPLSFHTQVWGFVIAVFGVFSIFIGTIAALTQDEAKRLMSFHAIGQVGYILLGIGVGLYFIKINPFLGAVALVGGLLHVFNNSIYKSLLFLNAGSIFYKTATTDLNKVSGLIKVMPVTAITALVGSLSIAGVPPFNGFISKLLIFESSIWSAKQSEVFLLIKGAFIVFGIISIFISAVTLASFLKFVNSAFMGKLQGAVDEKRNIPLLMTLPQLILAIVCVLTGLFPIIPLKLIYAGTVSLFNDLPDFSLIFGDTFAGVSISFLKNYSQGAWFPVFVIIPLIILCLLIFSFEKYAQAPKREVKTWYGGKEHVPEEVAYRGHSFYQPFKNLVSFRIGKVQFKGFYPVTTPSIKISVSEKFLKILQPDEWLYYPLTNKCVKLFEYVEKIYELTTKKYIAWLILGSIVVMVLLFYISGGKQ, translated from the coding sequence ATGCAGTATATTTATATTTCATTTTTATCTTTGTTTTTAGGAGTAGCCTTAACATCATTCATTAAAAATAAAAATTTTTCTGGTTTTTTAACAGTTCTTTTCACAGCCATATCCTCGATATTTCTTTTTTATATCTCAATAAATACAATCGCAGGAAACAAAATCATTGAGGATGAAGTTTTTTCACTTAAGCCCTTATTAAACTCTTCCTGTGTTGTAAGCATTGATTACCTTTCTGCTTTATTTCTTATGATAATTTCTCTGGTTTCCTTATGTGTATCTTTGTTTTCCTGGAAGTATCTTAATGTCTATAAAACAAGATCTTCAGCAAGATTCTATCCATTTCTAATGTTGCTTTTTATTTCATCTGTTGGAGTAGTATGTGTAAAGGACATTTTATTTTTTATCATTTTTTGGGAGTTTATGACAGTAAGTTCATGGTTTCTTGTTGTTTTTGAAAGAGAAGAAAAATCAGCAATAAAAGGAGGACTTCAATATTTCATAGCAACGCATGTGGCAACAGCATTCTTAATTCTTGCCTCTGTAATTCTTTATTCATACAGCAATGATTTTTCTTTTACAGAAATAAACAAAAGCCTTGCACTTATCATAAATTATCAGCCAGGCATTGCTCATTTTATTCTATTTTGCTTTTTTATTGCTTTTGTGACAAAGGCTGGAGTTCTTCCTTTCGGATTCTGGCTACCAAATGCATATCCACAACCTCCCTCATCAGCTTCTTCTTTCTTTGGTGGAGTTATGTCAAAGCTTGCAGTGTATGCTCTTGTGAGATTTTTTTGCTCGGTACTACCTCTTTCTTTTCATACTCAGGTATGGGGATTTGTTATTGCAGTATTTGGAGTTTTCTCAATCTTTATTGGAACAATTGCAGCGCTCACTCAGGATGAAGCTAAAAGACTCATGTCCTTTCATGCAATAGGACAGGTAGGATACATTCTCTTAGGGATAGGTGTTGGACTTTATTTTATAAAAATTAATCCATTTCTTGGTGCTGTTGCGCTGGTTGGAGGGTTGTTGCATGTTTTTAATAACTCTATTTATAAAAGTCTCTTATTTTTGAATGCAGGCTCTATTTTTTACAAAACAGCAACTACTGATCTTAATAAAGTCTCAGGATTGATAAAAGTAATGCCTGTTACAGCGATAACTGCTCTTGTTGGTTCTTTATCAATTGCAGGAGTTCCGCCTTTTAATGGTTTTATATCAAAACTGCTTATTTTTGAATCCTCAATCTGGTCAGCAAAACAATCAGAAGTCTTCTTACTGATAAAAGGAGCCTTTATAGTTTTCGGAATTATATCTATTTTTATTTCTGCAGTCACTTTAGCATCATTTCTTAAATTTGTAAACTCTGCTTTTATGGGAAAGCTTCAGGGAGCAGTTGATGAAAAAAGAAACATACCCTTGCTCATGACTCTTCCTCAGCTGATACTTGCAATTGTTTGTGTTTTAACAGGTTTGTTCCCAATCATTCCTCTAAAACTTATTTATGCTGGTACTGTGTCTTTATTTAATGATTTACCTGATTTTTCATTAATTTTTGGAGATACTTTTGCTGGAGTAAGTATAAGTTTTTTAAAAAACTATTCGCAAGGAGCATGGTTTCCTGTCTTTGTTATAATTCCTTTAATAATTCTTTGTCTTTTAATATTTTCCTTTGAAAAATATGCTCAAGCACCAAAAAGAGAAGTAAAAACATGGTATGGAGGAAAAGAACATGTTCCTGAAGAAGTAGCATACAGAGGACACAGTTTTTATCAACCCTTTAAAAACCTTGTTAGCTTCAGAATTGGAAAAGTTCAATTTAAGGGATTTTATCCTGTCACAACTCCATCAATAAAAATTTCAGTATCAGAAAAATTTTTAAAAATTCTTCAACCAGATGAATGGCTTTATTATCCGCTTACTAACAAGTGTGTAAAACTTTTTGAATATGTAGAAAAAATATATGAATTAACTACTAAAAAATACATTGCATGGCTGATACTTGGTAGCATAGTAGTTATGGTTTTACTGTTTTATATTTCCGGGGGAAAACAATGA
- a CDS encoding proton-conducting transporter membrane subunit: protein MKLDVIFTLSFVAPALGSLIIFFFGKRGLLKEFVCISSIILSLLGTALSWNSLALSDQKALWYGQIFYIDGLSIIMQLMVEFVTLMVILYSPKYIARVYSHRKENFHTYYSMIILGAAFMNLAFSLNNLFLVYIALELSSILSVYLIVFKLNKESLRAGFKYFILVNVGILFSLLGIILLFYSTGSLVTVSNIGEVIKNLPRNIALLSGFLFIVGFFTKAGLIPFHLWLPDSYAESPSAVTVFLAGAVTKLGFYGLLRTVTVLSFNYEEIKHLVITLASLSMLAGAILAFNQRDIKKMIAYISISEMGFIVSALVLKTYEGIFGGLFHLINHTLMKGVLFFSVGAIIYATGSKKIEEIRELIGKVPAITIFFFIGSLAVGGMPLFASFLSSITIFISLASEGFLWVSIILIISEFVCTIALLKTAISIFWQKKEKSELFKSSIPFSMIFCTAVFVILVIIFGIYPEIIYPVIDIAARGIIKIAG from the coding sequence ATGAAACTTGATGTGATATTTACTTTAAGTTTTGTTGCTCCAGCTTTAGGCTCTTTAATAATTTTCTTTTTTGGTAAAAGAGGATTACTAAAAGAATTTGTTTGTATTTCCTCAATAATTTTGTCTCTACTGGGCACAGCTCTATCATGGAATTCATTGGCTTTATCAGATCAAAAAGCTTTATGGTATGGACAGATCTTTTACATCGATGGATTAAGCATAATCATGCAGTTAATGGTTGAGTTTGTGACTCTGATGGTGATTTTATATTCGCCTAAATACATTGCCAGGGTTTATAGCCACAGAAAAGAAAATTTTCATACTTATTACAGTATGATAATTCTCGGAGCAGCATTTATGAATCTTGCATTCAGTCTGAATAATCTTTTCTTGGTTTATATTGCCCTTGAGTTGAGCAGCATTCTTTCAGTTTATCTTATTGTTTTTAAATTAAATAAGGAATCATTGAGAGCTGGTTTTAAATACTTTATTTTAGTCAATGTAGGCATTCTTTTCAGTTTACTCGGAATTATTTTACTTTTTTACTCAACAGGGAGTCTTGTAACAGTAAGTAACATTGGAGAAGTTATTAAGAACCTTCCCAGAAATATAGCTTTACTGTCTGGATTTTTATTTATTGTCGGATTTTTTACAAAGGCAGGATTAATTCCATTTCATCTGTGGTTGCCTGACTCCTATGCAGAATCACCTTCAGCTGTAACAGTATTCTTAGCCGGTGCAGTAACAAAGCTTGGATTTTATGGATTACTCAGAACTGTAACAGTGTTGTCTTTTAATTATGAAGAAATAAAGCATCTGGTGATAACACTTGCATCATTAAGTATGTTGGCTGGAGCTATTCTTGCATTTAATCAAAGGGATATTAAAAAAATGATTGCATACATAAGTATAAGTGAAATGGGATTTATAGTATCAGCTTTAGTTTTAAAAACATATGAAGGAATCTTTGGAGGCCTTTTCCATCTTATTAATCATACACTTATGAAAGGAGTTCTGTTCTTTTCAGTAGGTGCAATAATTTATGCTACTGGAAGTAAAAAAATTGAGGAAATAAGAGAATTGATAGGAAAAGTGCCAGCCATTACGATATTCTTTTTCATTGGTTCACTGGCAGTAGGAGGAATGCCTCTTTTTGCAAGCTTCTTAAGTTCAATTACAATATTTATTTCACTTGCCAGTGAAGGCTTTTTATGGGTATCAATAATTTTAATTATATCAGAGTTTGTCTGCACTATTGCTCTTTTAAAAACTGCCATATCAATATTTTGGCAAAAAAAAGAAAAAAGCGAGTTATTCAAAAGTTCTATACCTTTTTCAATGATATTTTGCACTGCAGTGTTTGTAATTTTGGTTATAATTTTTGGAATTTACCCAGAAATTATTTATCCTGTGATTGACATTGCAGCAAGAGGAATTATTAAAATAGCGGGTTAA
- a CDS encoding hydrogenase 3 maturation endopeptidase HyCI, producing MELNEFLNNIKGKVIIAGIGNPLRGDDAVGLYIVKELKNKINAVLIDCEDRLERFIEEIIQHKPDTIIFIDALHMHHEPGCVVFLSEENLQHPEISTHQTNLKMCIEYIKARIKTKIFIIGIQPENTNFGNSMSERVLNVAKILKDILIQEIGK from the coding sequence TTGGAATTGAATGAATTTTTAAATAACATCAAAGGGAAAGTTATCATCGCAGGAATAGGTAATCCTTTAAGAGGAGATGATGCGGTAGGGTTATATATTGTTAAAGAATTAAAAAATAAAATCAATGCTGTTTTAATTGATTGTGAAGACAGGCTTGAAAGATTTATTGAAGAAATAATTCAGCATAAACCAGATACAATCATTTTTATTGATGCTTTACATATGCATCATGAACCTGGCTGTGTAGTTTTTTTATCAGAAGAAAATTTGCAGCATCCAGAAATATCAACCCATCAGACTAATCTCAAAATGTGTATTGAATATATAAAAGCAAGAATTAAAACTAAAATTTTCATAATTGGCATTCAACCTGAAAATACAAATTTCGGAAACTCAATGAGTGAAAGAGTTTTAAATGTAGCAAAAATTTTAAAAGATATTTTAATTCAAGAAATAGGAAAATGA
- a CDS encoding NADH-quinone oxidoreductase subunit B family protein: MSLLKKLAQKALKKSIWIFHVNTGACNGCDIELLDILTPYYDIERFGMKIVSSPRHADALVISGPVTRPTVEFVKSVYEATPEPKIVIALGSCAIAGGIWFDTYNVVGGVDKVIPVNLYIPGCPPRPEGIIFGIAQAVGISKKKIKPIVAEQIGIE; encoded by the coding sequence ATGTCCTTACTTAAAAAATTAGCTCAAAAGGCACTCAAAAAATCAATATGGATATTTCATGTAAACACTGGAGCATGTAATGGTTGCGATATAGAACTCCTTGATATTCTTACTCCTTACTATGACATTGAAAGATTTGGTATGAAAATAGTGAGTTCTCCACGTCATGCAGATGCGCTTGTTATTTCAGGACCTGTAACAAGACCTACTGTAGAGTTTGTTAAATCAGTTTATGAAGCAACTCCTGAACCAAAGATTGTTATTGCTCTTGGCTCCTGTGCCATAGCAGGTGGTATCTGGTTTGACACCTATAATGTAGTTGGCGGAGTTGATAAAGTGATTCCTGTAAATCTATATATACCTGGATGTCCTCCAAGACCAGAGGGTATTATCTTTGGAATTGCTCAGGCAGTTGGGATATCAAAAAAGAAAATCAAACCTATTGTAGCTGAACAAATTGGAATTGAATGA
- a CDS encoding NADH-quinone oxidoreductase subunit K has translation MAMIYIAILFFTLLAGEVKNLKISVLSLIPHCLFIVIAVFTIAYINEISSLYLIGTVDLLVRAILMPVFLFKCLKNRVETEEKPSISLPLSIALSIVVLSVGYHFIEIFKTSQLHQVLSSFPCGLTLFIYGLYLLLSKKDMVKMIISFFIIENGIHFLIISMIPHMSKLIEILLTFNFIVAVLFFVYLTVRLNEVFVQEEIKKFKESKSQRTNNET, from the coding sequence ATGGCAATGATCTATATAGCAATTTTATTTTTTACTCTTCTTGCAGGTGAAGTCAAAAATTTGAAAATTTCAGTTTTAAGCCTTATACCTCATTGTCTTTTTATTGTTATCGCAGTTTTTACCATTGCATATATAAATGAAATATCATCTCTCTATCTAATAGGAACAGTTGACTTGCTTGTAAGAGCTATTTTAATGCCTGTTTTTCTATTTAAGTGTCTGAAAAATAGAGTTGAAACAGAAGAAAAACCATCAATATCCCTTCCTCTTTCTATAGCTTTATCAATAGTTGTTCTTTCTGTTGGTTATCATTTTATTGAAATATTCAAAACCTCTCAATTACATCAAGTGCTTTCAAGTTTTCCCTGCGGATTAACTCTTTTTATTTATGGTTTATATCTTCTTCTATCAAAAAAAGACATGGTTAAAATGATCATAAGCTTTTTCATTATTGAAAATGGCATTCACTTCCTGATAATAAGCATGATTCCTCATATGTCCAAACTTATTGAAATTCTATTAACTTTCAATTTTATTGTTGCAGTGCTGTTTTTTGTTTATCTTACTGTTAGGTTAAATGAAGTGTTTGTTCAAGAAGAAATTAAAAAATTCAAAGAATCAAAATCCCAGAGGACGAACAATGAAACTTGA
- a CDS encoding NADH-quinone oxidoreductase subunit H, with protein MNLEFIIYSSIVNIFVVLLLSPFFDGFTRKVRALIQSRVGPPPFQSYYDIVKLMGKEDLKSTINPLFRLSPYLSVVSIGMASLLIPITGLIPPLNFWGDIFLFIYIITVVGIAIIITASASENPFAYIGASRKMMLHLSVEPILAIALITGAINAGSFKIGEIVTWYYSNGPNVSMLLATVCVFLSLQALIGKIPFDISEAEQEIAEGVLIELSGPKYACVKWANMSRQVLFCLVFTQIFVPWTHLENSLLNTGIALIKVTALVFVSTLIEALNPRLRIDQALKYNLTLALFSLTSIFLALLGV; from the coding sequence ATGAATTTAGAATTCATAATATATTCATCGATTGTAAATATATTTGTTGTTTTGTTATTATCTCCATTTTTTGATGGATTCACAAGAAAAGTAAGAGCATTGATACAAAGCAGAGTAGGACCTCCTCCATTTCAATCATATTATGACATTGTCAAGTTAATGGGTAAGGAAGATCTCAAATCAACTATAAATCCACTCTTCAGACTTTCACCTTATCTTTCTGTTGTAAGCATTGGGATGGCATCTCTTTTAATTCCCATAACAGGATTAATTCCTCCATTAAACTTTTGGGGAGATATATTTCTTTTCATTTACATAATTACGGTTGTTGGAATAGCTATAATTATTACTGCCTCTGCATCAGAAAATCCCTTTGCTTACATTGGTGCTTCAAGAAAAATGATGCTACATCTTTCAGTTGAGCCAATTCTTGCAATTGCTCTTATAACTGGTGCTATAAATGCTGGTTCATTTAAAATTGGAGAGATAGTAACATGGTATTATTCAAATGGTCCGAATGTATCTATGCTTCTTGCCACAGTATGTGTATTTCTTTCACTTCAGGCATTAATTGGTAAGATTCCTTTTGATATATCTGAAGCTGAACAGGAGATTGCAGAAGGAGTCTTGATTGAATTAAGTGGCCCCAAATACGCCTGTGTTAAATGGGCAAATATGTCAAGACAGGTTCTTTTCTGTCTTGTTTTTACTCAAATTTTTGTTCCGTGGACCCACTTAGAAAACTCTTTATTGAACACAGGTATTGCACTGATAAAGGTTACAGCGCTTGTTTTTGTAAGTACTCTTATTGAGGCTTTAAATCCAAGACTTAGAATTGACCAGGCGCTGAAATACAATCTGACTCTTGCTCTTTTTTCATTAACATCTATATTTCTTGCTCTTTTAGGAGTTTAA